The following proteins are co-located in the Planctomycetia bacterium genome:
- a CDS encoding sigma-70 family RNA polymerase sigma factor, which produces MTPVPVKRISRLDAITTHWSRVDDLSYFVLRYEVAVRKYLTALLKNPDVVQEVIHDVLLGILKRGLGEIRNNAGRFRDYLRSSLRHAVFQYWRNQAKAPSHEPELESLISEHPGPEAELDAIWVNQWRECLLERTWKTFKHLQDQGRLNAAYYTILKLAVDHPGMTSTALAAKAEMALNKPIRPDTYRQLLRRARRRFAELLQDEVARTLDHPTPEALVDEFVDLGILHFMKDYIHPTLRHKLEERLM; this is translated from the coding sequence GTGACGCCTGTCCCTGTCAAGCGTATATCGAGACTCGACGCCATCACGACTCACTGGTCGCGAGTTGATGATCTCTCCTACTTTGTGTTGCGATATGAAGTTGCCGTTCGGAAATACCTAACGGCATTACTGAAAAATCCGGATGTGGTTCAGGAAGTCATTCACGATGTACTGCTTGGTATTCTGAAGCGAGGGCTTGGAGAAATCAGGAATAATGCAGGTAGATTCAGAGATTATCTGCGTTCATCTTTACGTCATGCAGTTTTTCAGTATTGGCGCAATCAGGCCAAGGCGCCCTCGCATGAACCAGAACTCGAAAGCCTGATTAGTGAACATCCAGGTCCGGAAGCGGAACTGGATGCGATCTGGGTGAATCAATGGCGAGAATGTCTGCTTGAGCGAACCTGGAAGACTTTCAAACATCTCCAGGACCAGGGCAGGCTCAATGCGGCCTATTACACCATACTCAAGCTGGCAGTCGACCATCCGGGAATGACATCGACAGCATTGGCAGCCAAGGCTGAAATGGCGTTAAACAAGCCTATACGTCCAGATACTTACCGGCAATTGCTACGTCGTGCACGGAGACGCTTTGCAGAATTGTTGCAGGATGAAGTGGCAAGAACTTTGGATCATCCCACCCCTGAAGCATTAGTAGACGAATTCGTTGATCTAGGAATACTGCACTTTATGAAGGATTATATTCATCCAACTTTGAGGCACAAATTGGAAGAGAGGCTCATGTAG
- a CDS encoding sugar transferase, with product MSTNARLDNDKVVNAQVPISDRVTFMEIEATKPTDSDIRLPDEPSLPSGYKLKVGGYLIYHHVKSILDFIAAAIILLLSSPFILISALLVRLTSHGPAFYTQMRLGLNGKPYVIYKLRSMYHDCEKQSGIKWCTFRDNRVTPVGRILRKSHIDELPQLWNVLRGEMSLIGPRPERPELVVSLEKALPRYRDRLLVKPGLTGLAQIQLPPDTDLESVRKKLVLDRVYVNRRSFWLDMRIYLGTIFYLVGMPFEKVQRYFALPATIKVENPPEASTISAMPLPVLEQA from the coding sequence GTGAGCACGAATGCTCGCTTAGACAATGACAAGGTTGTAAATGCTCAAGTTCCTATCAGTGATCGCGTCACTTTTATGGAAATTGAAGCTACAAAACCTACTGATTCCGATATCAGGCTGCCAGATGAGCCTAGTCTGCCTTCAGGTTACAAGCTCAAAGTTGGCGGATATCTCATTTATCACCATGTAAAATCAATTCTAGATTTTATAGCGGCAGCCATCATTCTGTTGCTGAGTTCACCATTCATTCTGATCTCGGCTTTACTTGTAAGATTGACTTCGCATGGGCCGGCCTTCTACACCCAGATGCGATTGGGACTCAACGGAAAGCCCTATGTCATCTATAAACTGCGCTCGATGTACCATGATTGCGAAAAACAGTCAGGAATCAAGTGGTGTACTTTTCGCGATAATAGGGTGACTCCGGTGGGCAGAATTTTGCGAAAAAGTCATATCGATGAACTTCCACAATTGTGGAATGTACTTCGTGGTGAAATGAGTTTGATTGGACCAAGACCGGAACGGCCTGAACTGGTGGTATCGCTTGAAAAGGCACTGCCTCGGTATCGTGATCGCCTTCTGGTCAAGCCTGGTCTTACTGGTCTGGCACAGATTCAACTTCCACCCGATACTGATTTGGAAAGTGTTAGGAAAAAGCTGGTACTTGATCGCGTTTACGTGAACCGCCGCAGCTTTTGGCTGGATATGCGAATTTACCTGGGCACCATCTTCTACCTGGTGGGTATGCCTTTTGAAAAGGTACAACGTTATTTTGCACTTCCAGCTACCATCAAGGTCGAAAATCCACCAGAGGCTTCGACGATTTCAGCTATGCCTCTTCCCGTCCTGGAACAGGCTTAA
- a CDS encoding serine/threonine protein kinase, which produces MHSTHEIEQQAQLAIDHFGVPSDIASQMVSRVIQAEKQGVFLNVLTLLRDGGFLTDEQADQILKNSDGSFIAVQHAEVQKLDVEYFDDEHPRFIGGYELLKRLGGGTMGAVYLVSQPQSNKRYAMKVLGPQWRKHETLLIRFQRESQHAAKLDHPNIVRGFYAGSDKETGRHYFVMEYVDGISVQTLLSQRGRLPPGVALRIIWEIAHGLAHAHSKGIVHRDIKPANILIDPAGVAKLADFGLAKDRFTNDVSLTKTRQGFGTPFYMPYEQTISARQADQRSDLFALGATGYHMLTGRLPFEGQTPLEITEKKQTGTYPPVSELVPSLNPKIDALLAKLLARKPEDRFQSASDLIIALDASNLVPAKLNWDEATVEERGTVHIADQPTNHDDNVSDQEKERAWYLWSGRQSGKLVCKKATTEQIREALSKKTYTLEQPVSRSPRGPYRPLREFIEFRMPTVTEPIMKTPRRWPGWMVFAGFTLFCLLFMLLLWFMAPHIQK; this is translated from the coding sequence ATGCACTCAACACATGAGATTGAACAACAAGCTCAATTAGCCATTGATCATTTCGGTGTACCCTCTGACATTGCTTCCCAGATGGTCAGTAGGGTAATTCAGGCTGAAAAACAGGGAGTATTTCTAAACGTACTTACGCTGTTACGGGATGGGGGGTTTCTCACCGACGAACAAGCAGATCAAATACTGAAAAACAGCGATGGGTCATTTATTGCCGTTCAACATGCAGAAGTACAGAAACTGGATGTTGAGTACTTTGATGATGAACATCCCAGGTTCATCGGTGGTTATGAACTCCTGAAAAGACTTGGCGGTGGAACCATGGGTGCTGTATACCTGGTGTCGCAACCTCAATCCAACAAGCGTTATGCTATGAAAGTGCTTGGGCCTCAATGGCGCAAGCATGAAACCCTTCTGATCCGGTTTCAACGCGAATCTCAACATGCAGCCAAGTTGGATCATCCTAATATCGTTCGTGGATTCTATGCAGGATCTGACAAAGAAACTGGTCGTCATTACTTTGTGATGGAATATGTAGATGGGATCAGCGTTCAGACTTTATTATCTCAACGAGGGAGACTACCTCCAGGCGTAGCCCTGCGCATTATCTGGGAAATAGCTCACGGTCTGGCACATGCGCATTCCAAGGGTATTGTTCATCGAGACATTAAACCAGCCAACATCCTTATTGATCCGGCTGGAGTTGCCAAACTCGCAGATTTTGGATTAGCCAAAGACCGATTCACCAACGATGTTTCTCTCACTAAAACAAGGCAGGGTTTCGGTACACCGTTCTATATGCCTTACGAGCAAACCATCTCGGCACGCCAAGCCGATCAGCGAAGCGATCTTTTTGCTCTTGGTGCCACTGGATACCACATGCTGACTGGCCGATTGCCTTTCGAAGGTCAGACCCCTCTGGAAATCACCGAGAAAAAGCAGACAGGCACCTACCCTCCTGTTTCCGAACTTGTTCCAAGCCTGAATCCCAAGATTGATGCTTTGCTCGCCAAATTGCTTGCCCGGAAACCTGAAGATCGTTTTCAATCCGCCAGCGACCTCATCATTGCGCTGGATGCTTCTAACCTGGTTCCAGCAAAGCTGAATTGGGACGAAGCAACCGTTGAAGAACGTGGCACCGTTCATATTGCGGATCAGCCGACCAATCACGATGATAACGTATCGGATCAGGAAAAAGAACGCGCCTGGTATCTCTGGTCAGGAAGACAATCTGGTAAACTGGTTTGTAAAAAGGCGACAACAGAACAAATCCGCGAGGCACTCAGTAAAAAGACTTATACACTGGAACAACCAGTTAGCCGTTCACCCCGGGGCCCTTATCGGCCATTACGTGAGTTTATTGAATTTCGAATGCCCACTGTTACAGAACCAATCATGAAAACGCCAAGGCGATGGCCCGGCTGGATGGTATTCGCAGGCTTTACATTGTTCTGCCTGCTTTTCATGTTACTTCTCTGGTTTATGGCTCCTCATATTCAGAAATGA
- a CDS encoding DMT family transporter — translation MSGFFVKLLTESQSWMGEVRAVAPEQIACWRCLFGALAIAPFLRLRMLQWHPILVITACCFTLMNGLFIAAMSIGGVAEAAWLQYTAPFWVFLVQVIILRRSRASQRDWLALAIAMTGVVIIVFGNLQSDQFASASMALGAGIAFAGVIIGLSLLQHLSSIWLTFVNQLTAGLLALPWAMATPWPEGWQWFILALFGAVQVALPNWLLSKAMYHLPAHEASLITLLDPLLAPFWAYLITYQIPSSTTVAGGIIFLAALILRYLPLRTTTART, via the coding sequence ATGAGTGGCTTTTTTGTCAAACTCCTTACTGAATCGCAATCATGGATGGGAGAGGTTCGGGCGGTTGCGCCTGAGCAGATTGCCTGCTGGCGATGCCTCTTTGGAGCATTGGCTATCGCGCCGTTTCTGCGACTGAGAATGTTGCAATGGCATCCAATTCTGGTGATTACCGCATGTTGCTTCACGCTGATGAATGGATTATTCATTGCAGCAATGTCGATAGGCGGTGTCGCTGAAGCTGCATGGCTGCAATATACAGCACCATTCTGGGTATTTCTCGTTCAAGTAATCATCCTGCGACGGTCCCGAGCTTCTCAACGAGATTGGTTGGCACTTGCAATTGCCATGACTGGGGTTGTCATCATCGTCTTTGGCAATCTTCAAAGTGATCAATTCGCATCAGCATCAATGGCATTAGGTGCGGGAATTGCCTTCGCCGGGGTTATTATCGGGTTGTCTTTGTTACAGCATTTGTCCTCAATCTGGTTGACATTCGTGAATCAACTGACTGCAGGACTTCTGGCATTACCCTGGGCCATGGCCACACCTTGGCCAGAAGGTTGGCAGTGGTTTATTCTTGCTCTATTTGGTGCTGTGCAGGTTGCATTGCCTAATTGGCTGTTGTCGAAAGCGATGTACCATTTGCCTGCACATGAAGCATCTCTTATCACTCTTCTCGATCCATTATTGGCACCATTCTGGGCATACTTGATCACGTATCAGATTCCATCCAGCACTACAGTTGCAGGAGGGATCATTTTCCTGGCGGCACTGATCTTGAGATATCTTCCGCTGAGAACTACCACTGCCAGAACTTAA
- a CDS encoding PEGA domain-containing protein: protein MRKILLLLGFIIITSPCTGCIYRRMTIMSEPPGARVFVNNVEVGTTPCNVPTNVFLDHGNYKFTLFKDGFEPLEVLQPVPANAYEYPAIDFLAEICPIEYRDRRVFNYQLQPVREKSGDELKQQADEFRQRGGGGMSTAPLVVPPPAGQAVSPPPNAETGPSIPLPPR, encoded by the coding sequence ATGCGTAAGATCTTACTGCTTTTGGGCTTTATCATAATTACCTCACCCTGCACCGGGTGCATCTATCGCCGTATGACCATCATGAGCGAACCACCTGGGGCACGAGTATTTGTTAACAATGTTGAGGTAGGTACAACGCCATGTAACGTTCCAACAAACGTATTCCTCGATCATGGAAATTATAAATTCACATTGTTTAAGGATGGCTTCGAACCACTTGAGGTACTTCAACCAGTACCTGCCAACGCGTATGAATATCCAGCTATCGATTTTCTGGCTGAGATATGTCCGATCGAATATCGCGATAGAAGAGTATTCAATTATCAATTGCAGCCGGTGCGAGAGAAATCGGGAGATGAACTGAAACAACAGGCGGACGAATTCAGGCAACGAGGAGGTGGTGGAATGTCAACGGCGCCCTTAGTGGTACCGCCCCCTGCAGGCCAAGCTGTTAGTCCACCACCCAATGCTGAAACTGGCCCATCTATTCCCTTGCCTCCGCGTTAA
- a CDS encoding tetratricopeptide repeat protein produces MTGITTDIKAMFLEKDDCDAGTVQRLRDGLAQGHPQYKALRESVDAMKVKLEAGGPQEKKWHLKLGVANWFLGRTRDAADHLHKADTALSQFYLGRALAQLNDMDEAHKAFERAEKMGYTATQVQLQRAGLYLHQKQYKQAKELINRLESMSSHSGEYHFQKGCLLLEEGDRSGALASFEKAIEIDPNHSGALFQLGYYNDLAGNDEEAIGFYERSVSQLPASKGALNNLGILYEDNNQYEKAHNCYRQLSEAFPTDGRARLFLKDADASREMFFDEDAERRFDKFSQVLEVPVTDFELSVRSRNCLKKMNIRTLGDLTRVTESQLLASKNFGETSLDEIKDMLTAKGLRLGQALEEGARYDPRFRANQPQYSPEEQEAMNKPISELNFSVRARKCMNRLSISTVGELIQRTADELLEMKNFGQTSLVEVREKLTELNLKLRGD; encoded by the coding sequence ATGACTGGCATAACTACTGATATTAAAGCGATGTTTCTCGAAAAAGATGATTGTGATGCAGGAACGGTGCAAAGATTACGTGATGGATTGGCCCAGGGACATCCCCAATATAAGGCACTGCGTGAATCGGTTGATGCCATGAAGGTCAAACTGGAAGCAGGTGGACCACAAGAGAAGAAGTGGCATTTGAAGTTGGGGGTAGCTAACTGGTTTCTGGGGCGAACACGTGACGCTGCTGATCATCTTCACAAAGCAGATACCGCCCTGTCACAATTTTATCTGGGACGAGCATTGGCCCAACTGAACGATATGGACGAAGCCCATAAAGCGTTTGAACGTGCAGAAAAGATGGGTTATACGGCAACTCAAGTACAACTGCAGCGAGCAGGGCTTTATCTGCACCAGAAGCAGTATAAGCAGGCAAAAGAACTGATCAATCGACTGGAAAGCATGAGCAGTCATTCTGGTGAATACCACTTCCAGAAAGGTTGCCTGTTACTTGAAGAAGGCGATCGATCGGGTGCACTGGCCAGCTTTGAGAAGGCGATCGAAATTGATCCCAACCACTCAGGTGCTTTGTTCCAATTGGGATATTACAACGACCTGGCTGGAAACGATGAAGAAGCTATCGGATTTTATGAACGCAGCGTTTCTCAACTTCCCGCCAGCAAGGGTGCATTGAATAATCTGGGTATTCTCTATGAGGATAACAATCAGTACGAGAAAGCACACAATTGCTATCGACAGTTGAGTGAGGCTTTCCCAACTGATGGCAGAGCCAGACTTTTTCTCAAGGATGCTGATGCATCCCGTGAAATGTTCTTCGATGAAGACGCTGAACGACGCTTTGACAAGTTTTCACAGGTACTTGAAGTTCCAGTTACAGACTTCGAACTGTCCGTGCGAAGCAGAAACTGCCTGAAAAAGATGAACATCCGGACGCTCGGTGATTTGACACGCGTAACTGAATCACAATTGCTGGCCAGCAAAAACTTTGGTGAGACATCACTTGATGAAATCAAGGATATGTTGACAGCTAAAGGCTTGAGGCTTGGCCAGGCTTTGGAAGAAGGTGCGCGTTACGACCCACGCTTCCGAGCCAATCAGCCTCAGTATTCTCCCGAAGAACAAGAGGCGATGAACAAACCCATCAGTGAATTGAACTTTTCGGTGCGTGCCCGTAAATGTATGAACCGTTTGAGTATCAGTACAGTTGGTGAATTGATTCAGCGAACTGCTGATGAACTTCTGGAAATGAAGAACTTTGGGCAAACTTCATTGGTAGAGGTTCGTGAAAAGCTCACTGAACTCAATTTGAAGCTTCGTGGCGACTGA
- the tgt gene encoding tRNA guanosine(34) transglycosylase Tgt → MPPVSFTLLRNDGKARLGQLSTPHGTFETPMFMPVGTQATVKGLTPEMVKQCGARIILGNTYHLALRPGADIIAELGGLHRFMNWDQAILTDSGGYQIFSLAAQRKITDEGAFFRSHLDGSPFSLTPESAVDIQEKLGSDIAMVLDECPPGLADPEVVRRAMDRSILWAKRCQQAHRRADQAQFAIVQGGMNVAWRIECAEQLKMLDFPGYALGGFSVGEPGEVMLQVLSEAADALPVDKPRYLMGVGKPEDILSGIARGIDLFDCVLPTRNGRNAQALTSDGPVRLRNAKHKRTELPLDSQCRCYTCSNYTKAYLHHLFNADEMLGPTLISLHNIQFYLDLVSKARLAINAGCFDRFHHENLVRWQSSTYNQQSDTELP, encoded by the coding sequence ATGCCTCCTGTCAGCTTTACACTTCTGAGAAACGACGGAAAAGCGCGGCTTGGACAATTGTCGACGCCGCATGGCACCTTTGAAACCCCCATGTTCATGCCTGTTGGCACCCAGGCTACCGTTAAGGGATTAACCCCAGAAATGGTGAAGCAGTGTGGTGCCCGCATTATTCTGGGAAATACTTACCATCTTGCACTGCGTCCCGGAGCAGACATCATCGCTGAACTGGGTGGTTTGCATCGATTCATGAACTGGGATCAAGCCATTCTAACAGACTCGGGTGGTTATCAGATTTTCAGCTTGGCTGCTCAACGAAAAATAACTGACGAAGGTGCTTTTTTTCGCTCGCATCTGGATGGTTCTCCATTCTCTCTCACTCCAGAAAGTGCGGTCGATATACAGGAGAAACTTGGTTCTGATATTGCGATGGTGCTGGATGAATGCCCACCTGGGCTTGCAGATCCAGAGGTGGTAAGACGGGCAATGGATCGCAGCATTCTGTGGGCTAAAAGATGTCAGCAGGCGCATCGCCGTGCTGATCAGGCACAGTTCGCAATAGTACAGGGTGGCATGAACGTCGCCTGGAGGATTGAATGTGCTGAGCAACTGAAAATGCTCGATTTCCCTGGGTATGCGCTGGGTGGTTTCAGTGTCGGTGAACCGGGTGAAGTCATGTTGCAGGTCTTAAGTGAAGCAGCAGACGCATTGCCTGTGGATAAACCCCGCTACCTGATGGGGGTAGGTAAACCTGAAGATATTCTTTCAGGAATTGCCCGTGGCATTGACCTTTTTGATTGCGTATTACCCACACGCAATGGCCGTAATGCCCAGGCGTTAACCTCAGATGGACCAGTGCGATTGCGTAATGCCAAGCATAAACGAACTGAATTGCCTCTGGATTCGCAATGTCGATGTTATACCTGCTCTAACTATACCAAAGCTTACTTACACCATCTGTTCAATGCAGATGAAATGTTAGGCCCAACGTTAATATCACTGCACAATATTCAGTTTTATCTCGATTTAGTATCCAAAGCTCGCCTGGCAATTAATGCCGGATGCTTTGACCGCTTCCATCATGAAAACCTTGTCCGTTGGCAGTCAAGCACTTACAATCAACAGTCTGACACGGAATTGCCTTGA
- the yajC gene encoding preprotein translocase subunit YajC, with product MTSFVFCLLAQAAGGEAAPAQGNAEPGTGAALQPLIFFGIPLLLAWFILLRPAQKQEKERKKAIYLIKKGDEVTFSGGILGTVASIKEKTAGTPGDQDEIIVKVLESKLRILRSSIYSITPASEATSQESASG from the coding sequence ATGACATCTTTCGTTTTCTGTCTTTTGGCTCAAGCTGCCGGTGGTGAAGCAGCCCCTGCACAGGGTAATGCTGAGCCCGGAACTGGTGCAGCACTGCAACCACTAATCTTTTTCGGTATCCCGCTACTGCTAGCATGGTTTATTCTTTTGCGGCCTGCACAGAAGCAGGAGAAAGAACGCAAGAAGGCCATTTACCTGATTAAGAAGGGTGACGAGGTCACCTTCTCTGGCGGCATTCTTGGCACGGTAGCATCCATCAAGGAAAAGACGGCAGGAACTCCAGGAGACCAGGACGAAATCATCGTCAAAGTGCTCGAAAGCAAATTGAGAATTCTGCGTTCTAGCATCTATTCCATAACGCCTGCCTCCGAAGCAACATCACAGGAGTCTGCATCGGGTTAA
- the secD gene encoding protein translocase subunit SecD, whose translation MTALISILILIALIVGLKLLFTRLFPGFEWRLLLVTVPVILATWITVVAFRNYMDPTAEGKRFTLGVDLAGGSILVYEVDPAFWERQSDAFKREFSAEQLASRIKTRVDPSNLLETTIRPIQGDASRPPRVEIVLPISNDPKNKNSAGKIQEIKRLIQQQGQLEFRILAHNNSMPEFNDRDAINTAKTQLAGKADEIVLPGKTPPAPTGLEAEYEWLEMSASEIETLKQNFSAESPEGFRMIGDYAYFSAPKQRTIDIPESAPNLGRHFVLTRKPIADKALVTGDNMDPASIFPDMNNLQFVVRFGIKPDAQDRFFELTKEVKKLMAIIFDGKVISAPELQARLSTGGIITMGGSGAEAQRRVTDLARILQAGSLPAALKPEPASEMTMGPGLGEDTIRKGTLAVAGAFLAVCVFMMIYYRFAGFVAVAALFINLLLTVAFLAFANAAITLPGLAGLVLMLGMAIDANVLIYERLREERERGANFALAIRNAYDRALPTIIDTHITSIFTAIVLYAVGTDQLKGFGISLTMGLIISLFTSLYMTRLFFDIALSKGWLKNLSMMKLFSKPNFDFMRVRHYWFAATVILSILGVALFLYRGEEGLNIDFTGGTAYTFQFKEPKNISEVRSEIMKHPELPEPAVDALYRDATLGTGATREFTVRTTNKDAIKVRQAIESAFGKELLYVDAKTTDVTAVPPDKQDNEKRDQAFEITFSNKEPPAEEVAKFVNQWFAQHVPGSNKDFFHVKGITPGTRQGSFKTSRVEFKLPAELKNKAGDLVKYVVQQFSLPVSDRLENFDSQLAQETQGKALSAILLSWLAIVGYLWFRFGNWTFGVAAVLCLAHDLMFTVGIIAGCHYIVGMFGNVLLLEDFKLDLPAVAALLTLVGYSVNDTIVVFDRIREIRGKNPELTTAIINESVNGTLSRTILVSLATWLVVVVLYIFGGEGVKLFAFVMVVGVIIGTYSSIFVASPLLLLLGEGKPRTAPTGTTGRKQLQTASR comes from the coding sequence ATGACTGCACTGATATCAATTCTGATTTTAATCGCACTGATTGTCGGCTTGAAACTTCTGTTTACCAGGCTGTTCCCCGGATTTGAATGGCGACTTTTGCTGGTCACCGTTCCGGTAATACTAGCAACCTGGATTACGGTGGTTGCATTTCGCAATTACATGGATCCTACTGCTGAAGGTAAGCGTTTCACTCTGGGTGTAGACCTGGCAGGTGGATCTATTCTGGTTTACGAAGTTGATCCTGCATTCTGGGAACGCCAATCCGATGCTTTCAAACGTGAATTCAGTGCAGAGCAATTGGCTTCGCGCATCAAAACACGAGTCGATCCGAGTAATCTTCTTGAAACCACCATTCGACCTATTCAGGGAGATGCCAGCAGACCACCACGCGTCGAAATTGTACTACCCATCAGCAATGATCCGAAGAATAAAAACAGCGCAGGGAAAATTCAGGAAATCAAACGACTGATCCAGCAACAGGGTCAGTTGGAATTCCGCATCCTGGCGCACAACAACTCGATGCCTGAATTCAACGATCGTGATGCCATTAATACCGCCAAGACACAATTGGCAGGAAAAGCAGATGAAATTGTGCTGCCCGGAAAAACTCCCCCTGCTCCAACAGGCTTGGAAGCTGAATATGAATGGCTCGAAATGTCAGCCAGCGAAATCGAGACACTGAAGCAAAATTTTAGTGCTGAATCGCCAGAAGGCTTTCGCATGATCGGGGATTACGCATATTTCAGTGCACCCAAGCAACGTACCATCGATATACCTGAAAGTGCACCTAACCTGGGTCGACATTTTGTTCTTACTCGCAAACCTATTGCAGATAAAGCACTGGTAACGGGTGACAACATGGATCCTGCATCCATTTTCCCTGACATGAATAATCTGCAATTTGTCGTCCGGTTTGGTATCAAGCCTGATGCTCAGGATCGATTCTTTGAACTCACCAAAGAAGTCAAAAAATTGATGGCTATTATCTTTGATGGAAAAGTAATATCAGCTCCAGAACTACAGGCACGGTTAAGCACGGGTGGAATTATCACCATGGGTGGCAGCGGTGCCGAAGCCCAAAGGCGAGTTACTGATCTGGCTCGCATTCTCCAGGCGGGCTCACTCCCTGCTGCACTGAAACCTGAACCAGCCAGTGAAATGACGATGGGGCCAGGACTCGGTGAAGATACGATCCGCAAGGGAACGCTGGCTGTTGCCGGTGCATTCCTCGCTGTCTGCGTGTTCATGATGATTTACTACCGCTTTGCAGGATTTGTCGCGGTAGCGGCGTTGTTCATCAATCTGTTGCTCACCGTAGCCTTCCTCGCCTTTGCCAATGCAGCCATTACGCTACCAGGCCTGGCTGGTCTGGTATTGATGCTGGGTATGGCTATTGATGCCAATGTGTTGATCTATGAACGACTTCGTGAAGAGCGTGAACGGGGCGCCAATTTCGCACTGGCGATTCGTAATGCCTATGACCGTGCGTTGCCAACTATTATCGATACTCACATCACATCCATTTTCACTGCCATCGTTCTTTATGCAGTCGGCACTGACCAGTTGAAGGGTTTTGGTATCTCATTGACGATGGGGTTGATCATCAGTTTGTTTACCAGTTTGTACATGACGAGATTGTTCTTTGACATTGCTCTCAGCAAAGGCTGGCTGAAAAATCTGAGCATGATGAAGTTATTCAGCAAACCTAACTTCGATTTCATGCGAGTTCGGCATTACTGGTTTGCAGCAACTGTCATACTCTCCATTCTGGGAGTTGCACTTTTCCTCTATCGTGGTGAAGAAGGACTCAACATCGATTTCACTGGCGGGACTGCTTATACCTTCCAGTTCAAAGAGCCCAAGAACATTTCGGAAGTACGTTCTGAGATCATGAAACACCCAGAGTTGCCAGAGCCTGCCGTAGATGCATTGTACCGTGATGCAACGCTCGGGACGGGTGCCACCAGAGAATTCACGGTTCGTACCACCAATAAAGATGCTATCAAAGTTCGGCAAGCAATCGAAAGTGCTTTTGGCAAAGAACTCTTATATGTGGATGCCAAAACCACTGATGTAACTGCTGTTCCTCCTGATAAGCAGGATAATGAAAAACGGGACCAGGCATTTGAGATTACTTTTTCGAATAAGGAACCACCCGCAGAGGAAGTTGCCAAGTTTGTCAATCAGTGGTTTGCGCAGCATGTTCCTGGCAGCAATAAAGACTTCTTCCATGTCAAAGGCATAACTCCTGGAACCCGACAGGGCAGCTTTAAGACATCCAGGGTTGAATTCAAGCTCCCTGCAGAACTGAAGAATAAGGCAGGTGATCTGGTTAAGTATGTAGTTCAGCAATTCAGCTTGCCTGTTTCAGATCGCCTGGAGAATTTCGACAGTCAACTGGCCCAGGAAACCCAGGGTAAGGCTCTTTCCGCCATTCTGCTCTCATGGCTCGCCATAGTTGGCTACCTCTGGTTCCGTTTTGGTAACTGGACCTTCGGTGTTGCTGCAGTGCTTTGTCTTGCACACGATCTGATGTTTACAGTCGGTATTATTGCGGGTTGCCATTACATAGTGGGTATGTTTGGCAATGTACTACTGTTGGAAGATTTCAAACTCGATCTCCCCGCAGTTGCTGCACTACTTACATTGGTTGGCTACTCAGTGAACGATACCATCGTGGTGTTTGACCGCATTCGTGAAATCCGAGGAAAGAACCCTGAATTGACCACAGCCATCATTAATGAAAGCGTCAATGGCACGTTGAGCCGAACGATTCTTGTGTCATTGGCCACCTGGCTCGTTGTCGTCGTGCTTTACATATTCGGTGGCGAAGGTGTTAAACTCTTTGCCTTCGTGATGGTGGTTGGAGTCATTATCGGAACCTACAGTTCGATTTTTGTCGCCAGCCCACTGTTGCTGCTACTGGGTGAAGGCAAGCCTCGAACAGCACCAACTGGCACAACGGGACGCAAACAGTTGCAAACTGCTTCCCGATGA